One Streptomyces sp. NBC_00102 DNA segment encodes these proteins:
- a CDS encoding MFS transporter codes for MKNRWVALIVLCTGFLMIILDQTIVNVALPSIQKDLHFSPANLAWVVNAYLIAFGGLLLLAGRLGDLIGRKTVFLSGVFLFTAASVWCGASNSEGMLIAARFVQGAGGAVTSAVLLGMVVTLFPEPAGQAKAIGVYSFVGSGGASIGLLAGGVLTEAISWHWIFYVNIPVGLAVGLVGLKVLDKESGAGLSRGADVLGSLLVTATLMLGVYTILKVEDHGWLSGHTLGFGAATVVLLAAFVVRQAKAKTPILPLAILRTPNLAGANLVLGMMLAGMFGYLFLGSLYLQYVLDYDPLEIGLAFLPVAVAIGLFSLIVSPRLNMRFGMKAVLLPSLASIAIGLALLGRAPVGGQYVSDVLPALLLLGIGGGLAFPALVQLAMSGARPEDSGLASGINNTMQQVGGALGLAVLATLAASRTRSAAADGQDTAASLVSGYHLAFAVASGIVVAGLVVGALVLRKPPAPAAAAPADEAAAPLPRDVADNRAG; via the coding sequence GTGAAGAATCGCTGGGTAGCGCTCATCGTGCTGTGCACCGGCTTCCTGATGATCATCCTCGACCAGACGATCGTCAATGTGGCGCTCCCGTCCATCCAGAAGGATCTGCACTTCTCGCCGGCCAACCTGGCCTGGGTGGTCAACGCGTACCTGATCGCCTTCGGCGGTCTGCTGCTGCTGGCCGGGCGCCTGGGCGACCTCATCGGCCGTAAGACGGTCTTCCTCAGCGGTGTGTTCTTGTTCACCGCCGCCTCCGTCTGGTGCGGCGCGTCCAACAGCGAGGGCATGCTGATCGCGGCACGCTTCGTGCAGGGCGCGGGCGGTGCGGTCACCTCCGCCGTACTGCTGGGCATGGTGGTGACCCTCTTCCCCGAACCCGCCGGGCAGGCCAAGGCGATCGGTGTCTACAGCTTCGTCGGTTCCGGTGGCGCCTCGATCGGTCTGCTCGCCGGTGGTGTGCTGACCGAGGCCATCAGCTGGCACTGGATCTTCTACGTGAACATCCCGGTCGGCCTCGCGGTGGGCCTGGTGGGTCTGAAGGTGCTGGACAAGGAGTCCGGTGCCGGGCTGAGCCGTGGCGCGGACGTGCTGGGCTCGCTCCTGGTCACCGCCACCCTGATGCTGGGCGTGTACACGATCCTGAAGGTCGAGGACCACGGCTGGCTCTCCGGGCACACGCTCGGCTTCGGAGCCGCGACCGTCGTCCTGCTGGCGGCCTTCGTGGTGCGTCAGGCGAAGGCGAAGACCCCGATCCTGCCGCTCGCGATCCTCCGGACCCCGAACCTGGCGGGGGCCAACCTGGTGCTCGGCATGATGCTGGCGGGGATGTTCGGTTACCTCTTCCTCGGGTCGCTCTACCTCCAGTACGTCCTGGACTACGACCCGCTGGAGATCGGCCTCGCCTTCCTCCCGGTGGCCGTCGCGATCGGCCTGTTCTCGCTCATCGTCTCGCCCCGGCTCAACATGCGGTTCGGCATGAAGGCGGTGCTGCTGCCCAGCCTGGCCAGCATCGCGATCGGCCTGGCCCTGCTCGGCCGCGCCCCCGTCGGCGGACAGTACGTCTCCGACGTGCTGCCCGCGCTCCTGCTCCTCGGTATCGGCGGCGGTCTGGCCTTCCCGGCCCTGGTCCAGCTCGCGATGTCCGGCGCCCGGCCCGAGGACTCGGGGCTCGCCTCCGGCATCAACAACACGATGCAGCAGGTGGGCGGCGCCCTCGGCCTCGCCGTGCTCGCGACCCTGGCGGCCTCCCGGACGCGCAGCGCCGCGGCCGACGGTCAGGACACCGCGGCCTCCCTGGTGTCGGGCTACCACCTCGCCTTCGCCGTGGCCTCGGGCATCGTCGTCGCCGGCCTGGTCGTCGGGGCCCTCGTGCTCCGCAAGCCGCCGGCCCCGGCAGCCGCCGCCCCGGCCGACGAGGCGGCAGCACCGCTGCCGCGCGACGTCGCCGACAACCGCGCGGGCTGA